The genomic segment GGGATCAGctaaaaatactgtcttggaGAGAAGAGAATATGGAAGAACTAAAGGCTTGTGTTCCTTCGGCTCCTACATTGCAGCTGACCAAAGGGAATAGCACAGGTAGATCCCATTTGTAAGGTAGTTGTATTGAAGTAATTTTACACGTGTCAGAGGGCTGGGATGTGGGAAGTGCTGGGGATCTGAGCATGATCCAGGGAAAGAAGTGGATCCTCTCAGCCCTGAGATGAAATGCTGGGTTTACCGTAAGACTCATCCTTCACGGGGCTGTTTCCCAGGAAAGCCATTGCTCTTCCCTTGCCCTTGAACCAGCGCACATTTCCAGCATTTTCCAGGACACACAGAAGGGAAACACTATCTAAGCTGAAGAATAGACGACCAAAAAACCTTCAAAACTGTGTTTTGCAGGGCCCGAGCCCAGCCAACATGGTTCAATGCCTTACAAGTCACATATTTCAACAGAAACactaaaaataaaccacagcaAACACGTCAGATAAAAACTGCAGAGAGAAGTGAATCTGATTTAAATTGGAGGGGAGGTGATGAAGCAGAAACAAATACAAGGACAAAGACAATGAGCTATAAATAAGAAGACAAGCTGATTTTGGGAGTTATAAGTAAAGAATACACACCAGCAATCTTCCCCCTACCACCCTTGAGTGATTTAACTGTGTACTGCACTTTGGTCTACTGTCTGAAAGTGTGAAGTATCATTTCCTACCTCCCCTCTCTGTGCCATTCATGCTTCGTGCAGTGCACTCACTGGGAATCCTTAAGAGTCCACCATGTGCTGTGCAAATGCTGCAGAAGGGAAACCTTTTAATGAGACCTTTCCactaagaagaggaaaaaaaatagacaatcCTGGCATGAGTTATAACTCCAAAGGACTGTACCTGCATCGTATTTCTGAAAGGCAGCAGATCTCCAGTAGCGATCTCAGTACTGAGCTGTTATTATGTACGTAGACAAGGTAGAGGAAGAAGTCAGAGCAGATTAATAATTTACTTCTGCCTCAGAGCTGTTTAATGACACTAAATCAGCAAAAGCATTCACAATAAAAACATCACAATACTGCAGGCATTGCTAAATTACAAAGGAGTTGCCTCTACCAGCAGGGATGTGCCTCTCTAGTGAATCCATaaggtctctgctccctgcatggcagggctgagccctcAGCAAGGACAGCAGAACTGAGTATTTTACTGGtgcctttgctgctgccacCCACATATCCTCGCAAGCGTAGCCAGCAAACATCACAGGCCAGAAAACAGGCTGATGCTGGTGCTGGTTCTCGTTGCCTCCTGTCAGCCCTGTAAGAGGGGCAGTAGGACAAGGACAGAAAGCTGAGAACACTAGCAGCAAAATCCAGAGCAGCAAGGAGTGGGCAGGGAGCTCCTGATTGCCAGCACTGGCATTTGGCCTCCCATTACTCATCTTCCCCCAGTTCAGCCTCAAGGTACACAGCCTCAGCCCATGCCTAACCTGATCCcactggaggaggagggtgagcagcagctccaagggggACCCAAGCACGGATGTCAAGATTCAGGCTTAGTGCCAATGCCTTTCCCAACGCTGTGCTGATGTACAGCCTTCAGGCATGTCTGAAGCCACGGGTCCCCTaaggctgtgtttgggatggcTGCTCTCACAGGGGCATCTGAAGCTCAAGGGGAAAAAGTgcatggtttttattttccccctgcTTTTGAAATCTTCcaccttttttgcttttaaggaGGAGAGAGAGCACCAGAGCGACAACCAGTAGCACCCAGCCAGTGCAGCTGGAGCACCTGCGGTTCCTTGTGCAATAGCACGCATCGATGTCTCCCCGGGTACGTTACCATGGGATACTGCATCCTAACAGCGCACTTTGAACACAGGGCTCTTATCTGCAAGAAAAACAGGGTCCTCAGCTCTTGCTGATGCCCTGGAAGCAACACTGGGAAGTGGCAGGCTTGCTGCTGCCCATGCAGAGGCCACGCTTGCCAAAGAGCCCCTGACACAAGTCGCAGCAACCATCGCAGctcccacagagctgctttcccaGGTCTTATACACAGGATGCACGACAGCATTTGTACAAGTCATTTTCTATCACCACGAAAGAGCCTCAGAAGCTGCATTTCCAGGATGATCACAGCCCTTATGTTAAAGCTGAGTGCTACAGTTAAAAATAGATGGAAGCGGGGATTACATGAGCCAAGAAATAGACCAGGAAATCTGGTCTAGTTCAACAGCACCCAGGTCTAATCCAGGAGCGTGCAGGTAGGGAGCTGTAGTCATCATGACAGACTTATAttgcaaaactgaaaatgtatttttagaatTGGGCCTGGAAAGTGTGTCTTTAGAAAGAGCTCAAGCATGCCAGAAGCAGGGTCGTTGAGGGATTTGCAGAGCACCTTCAAATAGAGGAAGACTGCCTGGGTGCTGTTAAACCTTTGTGGATATCAGCCTCATTCTTGTAGGTGGAACAAGCCTGGCATACgtgagatgagaaaaaaacctcgACCCTCAGCCTTCAGCACACACCTCAGAGCCACACTTCACACTCCTGGTGTTGCCTGAAGCCACTGTCTCAGCCAGCAAAGGGCACAGAGCTCCACGTCGGTGCTGGCTACCCACTGCCTTCCCAGGGAAAGGCTTCAGCAAACCCCTCCTCAACAAGCTCCTGCCCCCTGTCGAGAACCAACACACCAAGCTGCCCCACtctgctttagaaaaaaagaaccaaaaggGCCTCAATAGACAGCTGCTGTCTTTTACTAGTGTTAACTATGCAATTTCCTACAGTGAAAAGGCAAATTCGCTTGTTAAATCACCCGACACACCACACAAAGAACTATGCAGAACGGAATAGCTGTGCACAAACTGAATGCAGAAGGTCAGTTGCTCCTTTCCAGATGCACTTCTGTACACCTTCACAGAACTTTTAAGGCTAGGAAAGGGTCTATGCTTACCTCATTTCCACACACATTCCCTCATCATTTCCACACATCTGCAGTGTTCTATCCCAGCTGTTGGTTGCATCACTTGCCTTTTTTCCAGTCGAACCAACCTGTGAAATCAGGTTAAGGCCACACATCCCCTTTGGGGCTGTTTTTTGCAGGTACAAGGAGCTGAGTTAGGCTGCACACAAGAGGAGCTGGAATCATCTCAAAAGCCAGCGTGGTCCAACCTCTTGCACTTCTCCCAGCTCCCAAACTTGTTCAGAAACAAAGGTCTTCAAGTTCAGAGTGCTTCAGTCAACTGGTTAAATCAAAGGGGTCATTTCACTTTTAATCTTCATTCATTtcacatttctattttattataGAAGCCCAGGGGGAACTCAAATAGGGACCTGAAGTCAAAACTGCTTTCAGTTAGCTCACACATGGTATGGAAATTGTTCCTCAAGCTACTCAACAGCTGCTATATCCTGCTTTGGATGTGGGCTTTGTGTGTCTCAGGAGTTTCAATACCCATGTTCTGCACTTTTAAAAATGGGATTAAGCCCAGCATGGGTCAAGAGAATACACAAAGGCAGAGAGTGTGTGTCAGACTCTGAAGGGTTATACAAGCACAATGCTACCCAGAGAAACAGCCAGTCATGCTAAGACTTctgttgtgtttcatttttatttgcgGGTGGGGCAGGGGTAGGGAAGTACAATGAAAGCCTCAAGTACCATCTTAATGGAGTAGGGTCTCTATGATGGTTGTGTTGGGCACAAATCTGTCCTCTTACCCTCTCCAGTCAGATGTGCATGTACTCAACTGCACTAGTGGCTTCACACCAGCATCCAGCCATGCCTCCAACGTGGGGCACGCACGCCACTTTCCATATGTCTGCTGCCTTCCAGTCCTCAGTCTGTTTACACAGTTCATCTTTATATTACTCATACTGCCTTGTAGCTTTCATCACGTCcctttctgatttttcatatCCCTGCAGTCAACAAGATCAGGACAAGCAAAGAAGCATCAATTCCATTTTGTGGCAGACGGAATCAAGAGCTCTTGACATTTTACAAGAGCCCGGCCATTTAGTTGAAAGTTTCTGCTTACACTTCATTACTTGCAACTTACTCTGTGAAGAGATTATTTAACTATGTCTTCTGAACAACAATCTCACCTTTGTTCACCTAGGGTGAAACATAACACACACTGAGAGGTCACGTCTGAAAGGAACCCTTCAAACCCAGGACCAAGAGAACACGTAAACTTTTTATGGTTGGCTTCTTTTGTTGTCATCTTAATCGAGATGTGCAGAACAGACACCTTCCATGGCAGCAGAAGGGCTACCTTTCCCATTTCTTGGAGCAAAAACAACAGACAATCCCAGCATTTCTATTTTTGAAAAGTGTTTACTCACGTAGGTTGAATAAATtaatttgcaaataaaaattaaactacAGTATACTATAGTTGGAATAAAATGATTAGAACAACTACAATACAGGGATTTCTTGCTGCATAAAGTTTCATTACTTAATGCATATAATCTGGGAAAATGTCAAAATCAGTTATATTTCTAAGGAAAGGGAGTAACAGCAGTTACTTGTACATGACAGCTAACTGAACTTATAATACAGGTTTCCTGACACATGCGTTTCCTGAGTGAACCAAACAATATatatcatttctttttaaaaatggagaagCAATTGACAGTCAAAGGAAATAACTTGTGACATCTAAGCAACATAGGTCTCTCTTTAAACCAAGGAAATTTTAGAACAGctacaaaaggggaaaaaacccaaaataaagcTATGCTATAAAGTACAGAAGTTTGCTACTGTCAATTCTACAATATGCAttttgggaagagaaaaaaaaagtatgaagcTGGCCAAGAAAAAGCTCAACTCAATCCTAAAAAGGTCAGGTTGTGTATTTGCCATGAAGCACAGTGGGTTAGCAGCAAAGCTGGATGTAGTGCACTGGCCTTTCCTGGTGGACATAGAGGGAAAGGAAGTAtaaggaggggagagcagagagagaccACTAACCAGAGCATCCCACTCAGAGTCTGTCTATGAGTCCAGCCCAGGCCCAGCTCAAGCTCTCACCTAACAGATTGCCAGTTGTGACAAGTTACACAAGGAGGCTGGGAGATGGGTGGGCATCCCTCGGGTTATCAGGCTTCAACTTTTGTTCTGTGAGTGGCCTAGAGGAGGATTTGCCCCTCGCAGCAGGGTGAAGGCAAGCACGCCAAGCCCGTGGCAAAGCCTGTGGCTCCCATATGCCGAAAGAAAGGCAGCACATCTGACTGACACGCCTGTCCCAAGCTGGGACTGTGGCCAATTCACAAATTGCTCCCTGCTCTCCACACACAGGTACATccacttctcccctcaccccccagccccaaacagcaaggaagaaaatgaacctCATCTTTCAGATTTAACATTGGAAAAACCCTCACAAATGTCACTAATGCTAAATAAAGAGATGTGTTAGcatgaggggagaaaaaaaaatccttaatctAGACTAAGTTGCATATTCAAAGAGTCTGGTAAATATTCTTCTCATAACCAGATCTTAAGTACAGTCCTACCAAAAAGCCATTTTAAGAAGTCCTCCTTAGCTACCTTTCGACACGGTTAAAGCACACCTTTATGTCATCATCGTTTGCATTagcttcatttaaaaagcaGGTTTTAACTATCCTAAGAACTCAgtattttagattaaaaaagatTTGTCTACCATTTCCCCTCTCACGTCCTCCTCCATCCAGAACTACTCTACACATCCAATTGCTGGATGAACACACTATGACCATGCTACTCTAAACGTTCTACGCGTTTTCAATAACAAAGATAAATAGAAAATAGTTAATATACACGTTATATTTTACAACGTTTGCATCCAAGCTGTAAACTAATGGTCTTGGAACTATTTACCCTCCATAtacaaaaagaatgaaaggacTTTCAAGCACTGTGGGCGTGTGATTCCAAACCACTCAATGGAAGGCATCGAAGTTCATTCTACAACATTTCTTGCACCTCTTCAGAAGTAGTTATTAACTAAAGAAAGCAGGAGTTCTCCCCCTTCTTCCCCCTGTTTCTTCCATTTCCAGACTTTTCTCAGTAGAGAGGGATTTAGGTGTTttaacaaaaacccaaaaattcTTCATCTTAATGCAAACCAGCAAAGCCCAGAGAATAAGAAAACACAGTTGGGTTTAAAAATCAGAACCTCCTAGCTCATCAGTTTACTGCAGTCCACGGTGGCACGTGTGTTAGTCAAGAGGTCCTTGGAAAATGAGTCTGATGTAACCTTGCTCACCAGCCAGCTGATGCGCACAGAACGGACAGGCTGCGTGAAAAGTGTGAGTACCGTGAGGAAGAGGAATTTGGGACCAATATGCAGTTGTCTTTTCTGAGCACACGTGTCCGCAGGGGCTGAAGGCATGAGTTGGAGGTCCTGCATCCACATAAAATCCCGCTTCACATCCGAGCCACAGAGGCACGTAGGGGCCAACGGAGCGGCACATGGGACACTCGCGATCCTTGCCGTCTCTCTCCTCTTTGTTCCCCCAATTGTGATAGCCGTGGACGTGGCCACAGTTCAGGTACACCCATGGCTGCTTCTCATCTACAACATCTTTTCTCTTCATGCTGGGAAAGGCCAAGGTGTTAAAACCCACAGGACACTGGGGTCTTGCTGCATTTATTTCCTGTCTTAGTGCCTCCAGGTGCTTGACAGTAGGGGTGCGTGAAAGGCCTTCTGCCGTGCGCCACAGCAGTGTTGCTCCACACAGGTCAATCAGAGAGCCATCCTGGAGCTGGTTCGTTTCATTCTCAACCTTGTGATGGACAAAGAGAACTTAAGGTTACCTGAAGAGTAATGTAATACACTTCCATAATACAAATCCACCTGGCAGATTCAGATAAAAGGggtttccagcagctcctgactGCCCTATAGAGATTTCTACAGAGAGCCCAGGgccagcttctcctcctctttctattaaaaaaaaccccacttcttaAGAAGAGTTGTGTACCTTCAAAAAACAAAGGCATGAAAAGCTCCTCTCCAACCTTAATAACTTCTCTCAACTCCAACCCTACAGTACTCCCAACTATGTTACCTGAAAGGCATCGAGAAGGAATGGCACAAGGCATGTTTTGTTTAGTcctctgtttcattttaagaCTGTTTTCTTCAAGCACACCTttacacgtggctttcctctcctccagaaAAAGTCAGCTGTCAGCATTTCTAGCTAAATGCATTACTTAAGCATTCACATAGCATCTACTAAGAGATCCCAATTCACACTAAGACCAATCATCTTCTGCAAATGTCACCAATGCtttgaaaacaggaagaaaactcAGAATGCCAAGGTGGAAATGGATTTCCAAGTATATAGGCATGTGTCAATAAAACTGTAATTTATTctataaaaaaggaaaagtgggGAAACCTTAAAAGCACAAACTCAAGAGGGAGAATCAGGAAAATACTCTTTAAAAGCAACTGAAGTGCTAGTTTGCAAATAAACTGTCAGTTATTCAGGTTGAGCAAGACATCTTCATCTATGAAGACAGACACATAAGAAGTCAGTGTTTCTAATTACAGAGGTGACAACATCTACAATGTATGAGGCAGATCCCAGCCTCTGTTTATGCCCAAGCTTTACCACCTATGATTGTACCCATTTTAAACAAGCTGCATAAACCTGTTTTATAGGTTTATAAAAACATTGGTCACTTTTCTTAccattttccccctctgctGAGCTGATCTGGTTTCACGGAGGCTGAACACGTTCCCACACACAGATATCTCTCTCCACACTCCTGGCTTGGAGTCTTCTGTAAATCCATTACGAGGATGCATAACGAGAACTCCATTTGTGGTCAGCCCATCCATTTGCCCATCTGATGTCTTCCACTTCGCAGCTTTCTCCTAAGAGAAATTACATGAATGGGAACTTTTGGCTCAAGAGGAGTTACGAACTAGTGTAAAAGTAAGCCTGTAGAG from the Colius striatus isolate bColStr4 chromosome 2, bColStr4.1.hap1, whole genome shotgun sequence genome contains:
- the PELI1 gene encoding E3 ubiquitin-protein ligase pellino homolog 1 isoform X2; this translates as MLFYTGRIEIAGNNEKSVPQLLIRDLNFEKKSLAKLMFSPDQENHPSKAPVKYGELIVLGYNGSLPNGDRGRRKSRFALFKRPKANGVKPSTVHIACTPQAAKAISNKDQHSISYTLSRAQTVVVEYTHDSNTDMFQIGRSTESPIDFVVTDTVPGSQSNSDTQSVQSTISRFACRIICERNPPFTARIYAAGFDSSKNIFLGEKAAKWKTSDGQMDGLTTNGVLVMHPRNGFTEDSKPGVWREISVCGNVFSLRETRSAQQRGKMVENETNQLQDGSLIDLCGATLLWRTAEGLSRTPTVKHLEALRQEINAARPQCPVGFNTLAFPSMKRKDVVDEKQPWVYLNCGHVHGYHNWGNKEERDGKDRECPMCRSVGPYVPLWLGCEAGFYVDAGPPTHAFSPCGHVCSEKTTAYWSQIPLPHGTHTFHAACPFCAHQLAGEQGYIRLIFQGPLD
- the PELI1 gene encoding E3 ubiquitin-protein ligase pellino homolog 1 isoform X3, which codes for MFSPDQENHPSKAPVKYGELIVLGYNGSLPNGDRGRRKSRFALFKRPKANGVKPSTVHIACTPQAAKAISNKDQHSISYTLSRAQTVVVEYTHDSNTDMFQIGRSTESPIDFVVTDTVPGSQSNSDTQSVQSTISRFACRIICERNPPFTARIYAAGFDSSKNIFLGEKAAKWKTSDGQMDGLTTNGVLVMHPRNGFTEDSKPGVWREISVCGNVFSLRETRSAQQRGKMVENETNQLQDGSLIDLCGATLLWRTAEGLSRTPTVKHLEALRQEINAARPQCPVGFNTLAFPSMKRKDVVDEKQPWVYLNCGHVHGYHNWGNKEERDGKDRECPMCRSVGPYVPLWLGCEAGFYVDAGPPTHAFSPCGHVCSEKTTAYWSQIPLPHGTHTFHAACPFCAHQLAGEQGYIRLIFQGPLD
- the PELI1 gene encoding E3 ubiquitin-protein ligase pellino homolog 1 isoform X1, which translates into the protein MYRKSKWKCGYNLALGDGNNEKSVPQLLIRDLNFEKKSLAKLMFSPDQENHPSKAPVKYGELIVLGYNGSLPNGDRGRRKSRFALFKRPKANGVKPSTVHIACTPQAAKAISNKDQHSISYTLSRAQTVVVEYTHDSNTDMFQIGRSTESPIDFVVTDTVPGSQSNSDTQSVQSTISRFACRIICERNPPFTARIYAAGFDSSKNIFLGEKAAKWKTSDGQMDGLTTNGVLVMHPRNGFTEDSKPGVWREISVCGNVFSLRETRSAQQRGKMVENETNQLQDGSLIDLCGATLLWRTAEGLSRTPTVKHLEALRQEINAARPQCPVGFNTLAFPSMKRKDVVDEKQPWVYLNCGHVHGYHNWGNKEERDGKDRECPMCRSVGPYVPLWLGCEAGFYVDAGPPTHAFSPCGHVCSEKTTAYWSQIPLPHGTHTFHAACPFCAHQLAGEQGYIRLIFQGPLD